The sequence GCCATGCGAATTCTTCAGGATAGGGTGTTTGTTGTCCATGGGTGCATGGACGCATGATGAAAGTTTATTTCAAAGGCATTCATTAACAATAAGACTTTATGGATTGCAAGCGGTTATTGTTCAATATAAATATAATATATTAATATAAAAGAAAAAATTGGAAGAAGTCCTGGAAAAAAGCTGATTCATACCTTCAGTTACGCGAATCCCGGCATGTCAGGATTGGCGCATGCTTGAGCGGTTGATAAAAAAATCACAAAACGGTTGACAAGAAGCGAGTTGCGAAGCAAATAGAGGTCTCCGTTTTTTTATTTGTGAAAATAAAAACAAACTATATTTAGGAGGATCCACGTTATGGCTCTCGTACCCCCGCATGGTGGAAAAGGTTTGGTTTGCTGTCTGCTTCAGGGTGCCGAATTGGCTGCCGAGCAGAAAAAGGCCGCAGGACTGAAGAAGATCGATATCAGCCCCCGCGCCAAGGGCGACCTGATCATGATGGGCATCGGCGGCTTCAGCCCGCTGAGCGGCTTCATGACCAAGGCCGACTGGAAGTCCGTGTGTGAGAATTTCACCCTGGCCGACGGGACCTTCTGGCCCGTGCCCGTGACCCTGGATATGGATGAAGAAGTTAAGGTTGGCGAAGAGATCGCTCTGTTCGACCCCAAGAAGGGCGTTTTCATGGCCACCATGAAGGTCACCGAAGTTTACGAAATGACCGACGCCGACAAGAAGTGGGAATGCGAGAAGGTCTACAAGGGCCAGGGCGAAGAGTCCGCTGACGACAAGTTCTGGGAAATCGCCCCCAAGGATCACCCCGGCGTGCAGATGGTTATGGCTCAGAAGAAATACAATGTTGCCGGCCCGGTCAAGGTCCTCTCCGAAGGCGACTACCGCGACAGATTCCCCGGTTGCTACATGTCCCCGGCCGAAGCCCGCGCCACCTTCGAAGAAAAGGGCTGGAGCAAGGTTGCCGCTCTGCAGCTGCGTAACCCCATGCACCGCTCCCACGAATATCTGGCCAAGATCGCTGTTGAAGTTTGCGACGGCGTTTTCATTCACTCCCTGGTCGGCAACCTGAAGCCCGGCGACATCCCGGCCGAAGTCCGCATCAAGTGCATCGATACCCTTATCGACAAGTACTTTGTGAAGGCCAACGTCGTTCAGGGCGGCTACCCCCTGGATATGCGTTATGCCGGTCCCCGCGAAGGCCTGCTGCACGCCACCTTCCGCCAGAACTACGGCGTTTCCGACATGCTGATCGGCCGCGACCATGCCGGTGTCGGTGACTTCTACGGCCTGTTCGAGGCTCAGGAAATCTTTGATCGCGTTCCCAAGAACCTGGGCGCCGGCAAGGATCTGGTCACCCAGCCCATGAAGATCGACTGGACCTTCTACTGCTACAAGTGCGACGGCATGGCCTCTCTGCGCACCTGCCCGCACAGCAAGGACGACCGCGTTGTTCTGTCCGGCACCAAGCTGCGCAAGGCTCTGTCCGAAGGCGCCGAGGTTGTCGATCACTTTGGTCGCGACGAAGTCCTGGTCATCCTGCGCGAATACTACTCCACGCTGACTGAAAAGGTCGAAGTGAAGATGCAGGGTGCCGCTTCCGGCGCAGCCATGTAGTTTGATTTCAATCGGCAGGGCGGGCATTTGTGTCCGCCCTGCTGATTTGGCTTTGTGGATTGAAGTCCAACAAGGCCTATGATTGTCAATATGCGGCTTGACACAGCAAAAGTGCTTTGATAAAAGATTCACAAGCGAAGAGCTTGGGTAAATTTTTGTTTGTTTCGGGCCTATGGCTAAGTTGTTTTAAACTCTTTATTCGGAGGAATTATGCCAACCTTTGTTGATCCAGCAAAGTGTGATGGATGCAAGGGCGGTGAAAAGACTGCCTGTATGTACATCTGTCCTAACGACCTGATGATCCTGGACCCTGTAGAGATGAAGGCTTACAATCAGGAGCCGGCCGCTTGCTGGGAATGTTACTCCTGTATCAAGATTTGTCCCCAGGGCGCGATCACCGCTCGTCCGTATGCTGACTTCGCCCCCATGGGCGGCACCTGCATCCCGCTGCGCGGCGCAGAAGACATCATGTGGACCGTTCAGTTCCGCAATGGCGAAGTAAAGCGCTTTAAGTTCCCCATCCGCACCACTGTGGAAGGTTCCATCAAGCCCTTCGAAGGTAAGCCCGAAGGCGCGAACCTGGAAGATGAGCTTCTGTTCACCGAGACCGCTTTGGCAACTCCCAAAGAAGCTCTTGGCCAGAAGATTGAAGTCGGTGAAGCAGACCTGAAGGTCACCTTCAAGTCGGCCGTCGCCTAATTCGGCGCTTTAAACGAAAGAAATTTCAGGAGGAACATATGCCTCAGATTCCTGTTAAAGACGTGATCAAGGGTCTGGCCTGCGCAGAGCCCGAACTCGTTGAGATTGATACCGACATTCTTATGGTCGGTGGTGGTATGGGTAACTGCGGTACTGCTTTTGAAGCAGTGCGCTGGGCCGACAAAGTTGGCGGCGACATCAAGATCCTCTTGGTTGACAAGGCTGCTGTCGATCGCGGCGGCGCGGTTGCTCAGGGTCTTTCCGCCATCAACACCTATATCGGCGAGAACGATGTTGACGACTATGTCCGCATGGTCCGCACCGACCTCATGGGTATTGTTCGCGAAGACTTGATCTACGACCTTGGCCGCCACGTGGATGACTCCGTTCATCTGTTCGAAGAATGGGGCCTGCCTTGCTGGGTCAAGAAAGACGGCAAGAACCTGGACGGCGCTCAGGCCAAGAAAGAGGGCATGTCCCTGCGTTCCGGCGCAGCCCCTGTCCGCTCCGGCCGCTGGCAGATCATGATCAACGGTGAGTCCTACAAGGTCATCGTTGCTGAAGCCGCCAAGAACGCCCTGGGTTCCGATCGTTACTTGGAGCGTATTTTCATCGTCAAGTTGCTGCTTGACGCCAAAACGCCCAACCGTATCGCCGGTGCCGTTGGTTTCTCTGTTCGTGAAAACAAAGTTTACGTCATCAAGGCCAACGCTATGTCCGTTGCTTGCGGTGGCGCTGTCAACGTTTACCGTCCGCGCTCCACAGGTGAAGGCCTTGGTCGCGCTTGGTATCCCGTATGGAACGCCGGCTCCACCTACACCATGTGTGCTCAGGTTGGCGCTGAAATGACCATGATGGAAAACCGCTTCGTACCCGCCCGTTTCAAAGACGGTTACGGTCCGGTTGGCGCATGGTTCCTGCTCTTCAAGGCCAAAGCCACCAACGCCAAGGGTGAAGACTATTGTGTCACCAACCGCGCCATGCTGAAGCCTTACGAAGATCGCGGTTACGCCAAGGGTCACGTCATCCCGACCTGTCTGCGCAACCACATGATGCTTCGCGAAATGCGCGAAGGTCGCGGTCCCATCTACATGGACACCGCCACCGCCCTGCAGACCACCTTCAAGGACCTGTCCAAGGCCGAGCAGAAGCATCTTGAGTCCGAAGCTTGGGAAGACTTCCTGGATATGTGTGTTGGTCAGGCCAACCTGTGGGCCGCCATGAACATCAAGCCTGAAGAACGCGGTTCCGAAATCATGCCCACTGAGCCTTACCTCCTCGGTTCGCATTCCGGCTGCTGCGGTATCTGGGTTTCCGGTCCGAACGAGCCTTGGGTTCCTGAAGAATACAAGGTCAA is a genomic window of Desulfomicrobium baculatum DSM 4028 containing:
- the sat gene encoding sulfate adenylyltransferase, which gives rise to MALVPPHGGKGLVCCLLQGAELAAEQKKAAGLKKIDISPRAKGDLIMMGIGGFSPLSGFMTKADWKSVCENFTLADGTFWPVPVTLDMDEEVKVGEEIALFDPKKGVFMATMKVTEVYEMTDADKKWECEKVYKGQGEESADDKFWEIAPKDHPGVQMVMAQKKYNVAGPVKVLSEGDYRDRFPGCYMSPAEARATFEEKGWSKVAALQLRNPMHRSHEYLAKIAVEVCDGVFIHSLVGNLKPGDIPAEVRIKCIDTLIDKYFVKANVVQGGYPLDMRYAGPREGLLHATFRQNYGVSDMLIGRDHAGVGDFYGLFEAQEIFDRVPKNLGAGKDLVTQPMKIDWTFYCYKCDGMASLRTCPHSKDDRVVLSGTKLRKALSEGAEVVDHFGRDEVLVILREYYSTLTEKVEVKMQGAASGAAM
- the aprA gene encoding adenylyl-sulfate reductase subunit alpha, with product MPQIPVKDVIKGLACAEPELVEIDTDILMVGGGMGNCGTAFEAVRWADKVGGDIKILLVDKAAVDRGGAVAQGLSAINTYIGENDVDDYVRMVRTDLMGIVREDLIYDLGRHVDDSVHLFEEWGLPCWVKKDGKNLDGAQAKKEGMSLRSGAAPVRSGRWQIMINGESYKVIVAEAAKNALGSDRYLERIFIVKLLLDAKTPNRIAGAVGFSVRENKVYVIKANAMSVACGGAVNVYRPRSTGEGLGRAWYPVWNAGSTYTMCAQVGAEMTMMENRFVPARFKDGYGPVGAWFLLFKAKATNAKGEDYCVTNRAMLKPYEDRGYAKGHVIPTCLRNHMMLREMREGRGPIYMDTATALQTTFKDLSKAEQKHLESEAWEDFLDMCVGQANLWAAMNIKPEERGSEIMPTEPYLLGSHSGCCGIWVSGPNEPWVPEEYKVKADNGKVYNRMTTVNGLWTCADGVGASGHKFSSGSHAEGRIVGKQMVRWVVDHKDFKPTLPVSAADLKKEIYEPWYTYEQFKGASTDPVVNPNYISPNNFMMRLIKCTDEYGGGCATLYTTSDRLLDTGFALLDMLEEDSKKLAARDLHELLRCWEQYHRLWTVRLHMQHIRFRQESRYPGFYYRADFMGLDDAKWKCFVNSKFDPATGVTEIFKKHYYQIIPV
- the aprB gene encoding adenylyl-sulfate reductase subunit beta, which produces MPTFVDPAKCDGCKGGEKTACMYICPNDLMILDPVEMKAYNQEPAACWECYSCIKICPQGAITARPYADFAPMGGTCIPLRGAEDIMWTVQFRNGEVKRFKFPIRTTVEGSIKPFEGKPEGANLEDELLFTETALATPKEALGQKIEVGEADLKVTFKSAVA